One genomic segment of Pseudomonas fortuita includes these proteins:
- a CDS encoding ribbon-helix-helix domain-containing protein, whose protein sequence is MCELYVKADPILYESRSRSLRIRGVVTTLRLENQFWDILTEIAAADSVSTNQLIAKLYEEVMDYRGEVVNFASFLRVSCTRYLSQRQVTNRVVPLSIAAG, encoded by the coding sequence ATGTGTGAGCTGTATGTGAAGGCAGACCCGATCCTTTATGAATCGCGCTCGCGCTCCTTGCGCATCCGGGGCGTGGTCACCACCCTGCGTCTGGAAAACCAGTTCTGGGACATCCTGACCGAGATTGCTGCAGCGGACAGTGTCAGCACCAATCAGCTCATCGCCAAGCTGTACGAGGAGGTCATGGACTACCGCGGAGAAGTGGTGAATTTTGCCTCGTTCCTGAGGGTAAGCTGCACCCGCTACCTCAGCCAAAGGCAGGTGACCAATAGGGTGGTGCCACTTTCAATCGCAGCGGGGTAA
- a CDS encoding VOC family protein — protein sequence MPKFLHTMIRVGDLDASMRFYGQAFDLQESHRLEFDDFSLVYLRDRQSGAEIELTWNKGQDGYTHGSGYGHVAFAVEDLDHHHARLSEMGLSPAAIKEFKRGEALLARFFFIQDPDGYKIEVLQRAGHYQ from the coding sequence ATGCCGAAATTCCTTCACACCATGATCCGTGTAGGTGACCTGGATGCCTCCATGCGTTTCTACGGACAAGCATTCGACCTGCAGGAATCCCACCGCCTTGAGTTCGACGACTTCTCGCTCGTCTACCTACGCGACCGGCAAAGCGGCGCCGAAATCGAACTGACCTGGAACAAGGGCCAAGACGGCTACACCCACGGCAGTGGGTATGGCCATGTCGCCTTCGCAGTAGAAGATCTCGATCACCATCACGCTCGCTTGAGCGAAATGGGGCTCTCTCCTGCCGCCATCAAGGAATTCAAGCGTGGTGAAGCGCTGCTCGCTCGCTTCTTCTTCATCCAGGACCCGGATGGCTACAAGATCGAGGTGTTGCAGCGCGCCGGCCACTATCAGTAA
- a CDS encoding tat pathway signal sequence has product MQDIQASRRSFLKGSGGILLGTLLFTSGPIALLAPSTTWALEMKMLNNDQAARLMVIVRRIYPHDQMEDAVYAFAIKALDDRAVTDPSILPLLEQGLNELDKSADGAWLNLDEPRQLAVLESIQTTPFFTLVRSVSVNALYSNELAYQHFGYEGASFPKGGYLMRGFNDLKWLPAAPTEASPSAFS; this is encoded by the coding sequence ATGCAGGATATACAAGCCAGCCGCCGTAGCTTTCTGAAAGGCAGCGGCGGAATTCTCTTGGGCACGTTGCTTTTCACCTCCGGCCCCATCGCCCTGCTCGCCCCCAGTACAACCTGGGCGCTTGAGATGAAAATGCTGAACAACGATCAAGCCGCACGACTGATGGTTATAGTGCGCCGGATCTACCCTCACGATCAGATGGAAGACGCTGTGTACGCCTTTGCGATCAAAGCCTTGGACGACCGCGCCGTGACAGACCCATCCATTCTTCCCCTGCTTGAACAAGGTCTGAACGAGCTGGACAAGTCAGCTGATGGCGCCTGGCTGAATCTGGATGAGCCGCGCCAATTGGCCGTGCTCGAGTCCATCCAGACCACCCCGTTTTTCACTTTGGTCAGGTCAGTCTCGGTCAATGCCCTGTACAGCAACGAACTCGCCTACCAGCACTTCGGCTACGAAGGTGCCTCTTTCCCCAAAGGCGGTTACCTGATGCGCGGCTTCAACGACTTGAAGTGGCTACCTGCCGCCCCTACCGAAGCCAGCCCATCCGCCTTTTCCTGA
- a CDS encoding MarR family winged helix-turn-helix transcriptional regulator: protein MTTPTPDLWYNFIRAHRCLIREIERRLAEENLPPYAWYDALWGIESGEDGARRMHELADVMAIERYNLTRLVDRLEKDGLVVRKKAADDGRGAIARITDSGRDLRKRMWTVYKQSVEELFLAEFSDEQQRSFALALESASRSARTNRRAN from the coding sequence ATGACCACCCCCACGCCAGACCTCTGGTACAACTTCATTCGTGCGCATCGCTGCCTCATCCGGGAAATCGAACGTCGCCTGGCTGAAGAGAACCTGCCGCCCTATGCCTGGTACGACGCGCTGTGGGGAATCGAAAGTGGGGAGGATGGTGCCCGTCGCATGCATGAACTGGCCGACGTGATGGCCATCGAGCGTTACAACCTTACCCGCCTGGTTGATCGCCTGGAAAAGGATGGACTGGTAGTGCGGAAAAAAGCGGCAGATGACGGCCGAGGTGCGATCGCTCGCATCACCGACAGCGGTCGCGATCTTCGCAAGCGGATGTGGACGGTTTACAAACAGTCCGTCGAGGAGCTTTTTCTGGCGGAGTTCAGTGATGAGCAACAGAGGTCGTTTGCGCTAGCCCTGGAAAGTGCGAGCCGTAGCGCCCGCACTAACAGGCGTGCTAATTAG
- a CDS encoding transketolase-like TK C-terminal-containing protein: MDNLRLQRTPDTISAAQACIRHIERGYREREGAPGSPLGTAVDILKRLETGSSTRGQFGLINDRISEQLSTTAISAWPLWFSEQSRAAERPLFYMTQSPTSAQMSMLTAQVAERGIILNDIESSQSRWAKGAHPWLPLWLASNRRCIPFDPACGDEVKAICIGALQALYVEGAPGFCYMTLHDEPGEGRVCDRSQAYLGMYRLSEGVDEEVSVRLLGAGSMLSEVCAAAELLRAEWGIKAEVWSCPSYTRLARDAERRARLQRLRREENLPNCHLQLCLGTADTPVIAVTGYDEFVAAQLAAHVTAPFTALGADSLEPSQRLNRHWVVLTALRALVRRGVADSSWVSGAVRRYRLD, encoded by the coding sequence ATGGACAACCTTCGCTTACAGCGTACCCCTGACACCATATCGGCCGCACAGGCCTGCATTCGCCACATCGAACGAGGCTACAGAGAAAGGGAAGGGGCGCCGGGCTCACCCCTGGGAACTGCTGTCGATATTCTCAAGCGACTTGAGACCGGCTCCAGCACCCGCGGGCAGTTTGGTTTGATCAATGATCGGATAAGCGAGCAGTTGAGCACCACGGCGATCAGCGCCTGGCCCCTTTGGTTTAGCGAGCAGTCACGTGCCGCCGAGCGCCCGCTGTTTTACATGACTCAGTCACCGACATCCGCCCAAATGTCGATGCTAACCGCCCAGGTTGCTGAGCGAGGCATCATCCTCAACGACATCGAGTCTTCGCAGTCCCGTTGGGCGAAAGGAGCGCATCCCTGGTTACCCTTGTGGTTGGCATCCAATCGCCGATGCATACCTTTCGACCCCGCGTGTGGAGATGAAGTCAAAGCTATTTGTATTGGGGCGTTGCAAGCGTTGTACGTGGAAGGAGCTCCTGGTTTTTGCTACATGACTTTGCATGACGAACCAGGGGAAGGGCGGGTATGTGATCGCTCGCAGGCTTACCTGGGAATGTATCGTTTGTCTGAGGGTGTCGACGAAGAAGTATCTGTTCGGCTGCTAGGTGCTGGGTCGATGCTTAGCGAGGTATGTGCAGCCGCCGAGCTGCTGCGAGCGGAGTGGGGGATCAAAGCCGAGGTATGGAGTTGCCCGAGCTATACCAGACTTGCCCGGGACGCAGAAAGGCGAGCTCGTCTTCAACGGTTGCGTAGAGAAGAGAACCTGCCCAACTGCCATCTTCAACTCTGTCTTGGCACGGCAGACACGCCTGTCATCGCGGTGACGGGGTACGATGAATTCGTGGCTGCGCAACTTGCTGCACATGTCACTGCGCCGTTCACGGCTTTGGGTGCGGATAGTCTGGAGCCTAGCCAACGCCTCAATCGTCATTGGGTAGTGTTGACCGCACTGCGCGCCTTGGTTCGCCGGGGCGTCGCCGACAGTTCTTGGGTAAGCGGGGCAGTCAGGCGTTACCGACTGGACTAA